From the Chryseobacterium sp. G0201 genome, the window CCTAACTGGCCATACTGATTGATTCCCCATGCCCAAAGTGTTCCATCTGTTTTTATTCCCAAAGAATGGGTACCGCCTGCACTAATTTTTTGCCAACAACCCGCAGGAGGAAGTGTTGTAAAAGATCCTCCGGGAATCCAAGCGCTTTGGTTGGATCCGCAATTAGACATCACCCACCAGTAGTAAGTAGTATTAGGTAATAAATTGGTTGCATTGGCTGTTGTTAAAACAGTATTCCCATTGGCTGCTCCCATAGTTGGAGACGTACCATATGCATATACATATCCTCCGGTAGGCGCTGTTGCTGAAGGTGACCAATTCAAGGTAGCTGTTGTAGAAGTAATATTTGAAGTATACAACTGACTTGGAGGATTACAACTTGTAATACAGGCAACCGGAACAAATGAATATCTCTGAGTAGTCGTACCATCACCTATTTGCCCTGAATCATTAGCTCCACAGCCTGACAAATATCCATCTACATTTATAAATAGTGTATTTTTTCTGCCTCCGACAATCATTTGTCCATTGCTTACAGTTCCGATATATGCTGGTGAATTTTGATTCGTTCCTGTACCGTTTCCTAATTGTCCAAAACTATTATCTCCACATGTATAGGTATTTCCGTTAGAAAGAATGAACATAGAATGTCCGTTACCTGCTGCAATACTTTTAACCCCTGTAGTAATTACAGTAGGAGTATTTTTATTAGTATTGGTATAATCACCTAACTGGCCGAAATCATTTTGTCCCCAAACAAAAAGATTACTACTGGTTTTATAAGCTAACGAATGGTTAAGACCTGCAGCAATATCTTGCCAATCTGTTGCGATTCCAATTTGAATCGGGTTAGATTTGCTTGTATTGGTACCATCACCTAACTGTCCTGCTCCGTTACTTCCCCAAGCCCAAAGCGTTCCATTGGTTTTTATGCCTAGTGTATGATATCCTCCCAGTACAACTTTTCGCCAGTTCGTAGCTGTACCAACTTGAGTCGGAGTCGTAATATCAGCGGTAATTCCGCCTCCCAATTGTGCAGTTCCATTATTTCCCCATCCCCAAAGTGTTCCGTTTGTTTTTATGGCGACTGTCTGAGCAATTCCGGCACTTACACTTTGCCAATTGGTGGCAGTTCCTATTTGCGTCGGAATATTTCTACTTATTGTAGTTCCGTCACCTAATTGGCTGCTGCCATTAAATCCCCAAGCCCAAAGTGTTCCATCGGTTTTTATAGCAACGGTATGCGAGCTACCAGCCACTACTTTTGTCCAATTATTTGCAGTTCCTATCTGCGTTGGTTTATTTCTACTTGTTGTAGTTCCGTCGCCTAGCTGGCCATTACCGTTAAGACCCCATGCCCACAATGTTCCGTCTTTTTTTATTCCTACAGAATGGCTGAAACCAGAGCTCACGCTTTGCCAACACTGGGCAAATGACTGTAAGCTGATTAACAGCATTAATAAATAAAGAATTTTCTTCATGTTTTAGTTTTAATATTGTCCTACTCGTTTAGCTTTTCGGTTTCGCTTCGTTTGAATGGTTTCGGAACTCCATAAAAAATGAGTCTCGATCAATGAATGAACGCAGATTTAAAAATATTTTCGTTGATAAAAATGTGGTATCGTCACTGGTAAAATCTAAATTTTCTTTGGTATCACAAAAATTTACATCTAATTTTAGGAAATAGTTAAATAGGCCCTATTAATTAAATATGACTTGTTGTTCTAAAGAAATTTTAAGAAATTACGATTGTTTTAAATTGTTGGATACAATTAGGATTGACGAATTAATAAAATACGGTGTAGTTTTCTTCATTTTCATGATTTAATTAGTTTTCTTTTTTAGGTTTTAGTTTTTTAGTTAAAAACAACAAGGTCATCAACGATGATTTTATGTTGCCGTTTGCAAAAATATATCTTTCTTATGGACTATCAAATAGTTGACAGAAAATAGTAGTATTTTTTTTCCATACGATGTTGCTACATTTTACAGAACGAATCAGAATCAAACTTTTTTAGGAGCAAAAAGATGGCAGATGACATCAAATTTTACTAAAATGAGATGTATCATAGATAAGGTTGAATATTTTAGCTAAATTTGCTCCTTCATTTTTTAAATATCACACATGAAAAAAAAATTAATTTACAATTTTCCCGTTCTTTGGCAAAAGCCTGCAAAACGACAGTCATTAATTTTGAAATACCTAATTCAAATAGTTTAAAAGTATTCTTATTAAAAAATGGTTTATCTTAATACTTCAAACGCATAATTAACATTTATTTTAAATTAGAATTCATTTACGTGAATAAAATTGGTTAACAACTGTCTTTTAATACATTATAGATTAAAACAGATGTATGATATCTCAGACAGCTTCTTAGCATAATCTAAAACCATAACCTTTATAAAACCCTCACAAATAAAGGAATATAGGCAATAAACACAGTATAATGAAATGCATAGCATTCATGGTATCTAGACTATGGATATTAAAAAAAAATGCTACTTTTGCTCACAGGAATAAAAATTGTTTTTTTAGCGTTTTTATTAGTAATTTAGATATACCAAATTATAAAACATTAAAAATCATCACATGAAAAAAATAATTCTACTATTTACTTGCATGTTCGGTATTTCGGTATTTTCACAGATAAAAGTCTTGAAAAACGAAACTTTAGTGGAAATTGGTAAAGATAATTCCGTTGGTTTATATAAAAAAGAAGATAAATTCACGATCAACTACCAGGATCTTAACACCGCTAATCTAAATACTTTCAGATCTTTTTCATTTCAAAATATGAATAAAGATGTTGAAGGCTTATATAAAATGATCACCGACGGATTTATTGATTCTCCGGCAGGAAATATTGTATTGGAACTTCCTAATGATATTATTGAGCTTCATTATGAGAAAAACTTCGGACAGCCAACTGTTCAGTTTATTCAATATATCAATAAGAATAAAAAATATGTTGGGAAATCGCAATTTCTAAACAAAAAACAGGTTGATAAGCTTTTTGGAAAAACAAACGGCAAATCTGCATTGTACGAGAGATCTGTAGCAAAAACAAATTCTACAATGGGTACAACAAGCTATAATTCTTCAACGAGTACAGCAACCCCTTTAAATGACACTCCCGCAAAGGCACAATCTTCTTCGCCTAAAAGCAAGAAATATAAAAAATAATCAATCTTTACAAAACATAATTAAACTCATTCTTCCCGGATGAGTTTTTTATTTCTATTTTTGTAAAAACATTGTTTTCATTTATGTCACTTCAAATAAGCAATCTGACCAAAAAATTTGGTGAACAAACCGCACTTAACAATATTAATATCTCAATTGATAAAAGCGAGATCATCGGTCTTCTCGGTCCTAATGGAGCAGGAAAATCTACTTTAATGAAATCTATCGTTGGTGCATTGAAAATAGATGAAGGTGAAATAATTTTCAATGGAAAAAACATTTCCGAACACGAGATCGAAAGCAAGAAAAACATTGGTTTCTTACCTGAAAACAATCCGTTATACCTGGAAATGTACGTGAAAGAATACCTGCGGTTTGTTGCAAATATTCATAAAATTTCTGAAAAAAGAGTTGATGAAGTGATTGATTTAGTTGGAATTACTCCTGAAAAATCTAAGAAAATCAGTCAGCTTTCTAAAGGGTACAAACAAAGAGTTGGTTTGGCACAAGCCATTATTCATCAACCTGATTTATTGATTTTAGATGAACCTACCAATGGTTTGGATCCCAATCAAATTATTGAAATAAGAAATGTTGTAAAGGAAATCGGCAAAGAAAAAACAGTTTTACTTTCTACACACATCATGCAGGAAGTTGAAGCGCTTTGTTCGCGTGTGATTCTTATTCACAAAGGAAATATTCTTCAGGACTGCCCGATTGATGAGTTTAAAGGCAAATTCGGAAGTCTGGAAGAGGCTTTCGCAAGCTATACACAAACGGAAACAGTAAGCATAACAGAATAACTTAATCAAATATAAAATCCTGCAATGTGTAGGATTTTTTCATTTAGAATATTTCCTCAGATTCAATAGATCTATAGAATTTTCATTGATGAAAACTCGGGGATTGGCATTAAATTTGACAATATCCAAGTAAATCAAAACTCATTACAATGATCAAAAAAATTTTACTGGGAGCATTTTGTATCTCCCAATTTTCATTAGCCTATGCTGCCGAATTTAAAAATGAATTACCAATAACATCAACGGTCTCTGCAAATTATCAAAAAGCACCTAAAACCGTAATCATTAAAACTAAAAAGTTTAAAATAAGAATTGATAAACAACCCAACGGTAAATATTTGTACCAATCTTGGGCTGCCAATGCAAAAATCACTTCGAAGCCAAGTATGATCATTCCAGACGGAGAATTGATTCCTGATGGTACTGGTGGTAACTATTATTATGAATTTGTAAATAATGCTTTCACTTATCAGGTTTGGAGAAATTATTTAACCGATTCAGCGAAAAAGGCACCTTATACTCTAAGAGTTGATGACAATACAGGAAAAACGATCGTCAATCAAGACGGACAAGTCGTAAAAAATTAATAAAAAACTCCCACTTTAAAGTGGGAGTTTTTGTTTTTTATATGTTAATTTTATTGTTCAGGAGCTTCATCAGATTTAACTTCAATTACTTTTGAACCATCATCATTTCTCTTTTGAAGCTGCTCAAGAAGCTGTAAGCCTAACAATCCGCTGATCCCTCCATTGGCTGCATCTCCACCTCCACCGATAAGAACGTCAGGCATTATTTTTACGTTTTGAGATGCGATGTTTTCCATGATCTTCAATTGGGTAAAGTTGTTTCCGCCCATTGCTTCTACAGATAATTTATAAGACTCTGCATTAGATTTACCGATTGCCAATATTTTCTCAGCTTCTGCATTACCCGTTAAAGAAATCTGCTCGGCATTTGCTTTGGCTAATAATTCTATTTTTTCAGATTCTGCCTTGGCTAAAAGTCTTGTTTTTTCGGCTTCACCGGTTGCGAGTAATTTCAATCTGTCTCCTTCCGCGTTGGCCTGAAGACGTACAGAATTGGCATCACCAGTCGCTTTTTTCACGGAAGCATCTGCAACACGCTCTGCAATCCAAACACCCTGATCAGCTTTTACAATTTCTTTCTGCATATCTGCAACCGCAGTTTCTTTTTCTAAACTTTGTCGGGTTTCCTGTGCTAACATTTCTGTTTCGTAGGTGATTTTCTGTTCTTCCGCCAACTTTCTGTCTGTCAATGTTTTCATCAGGCTTTCAGGAGGAACAATCGCACCAATCAAAGTATCTACCGCATTTACGTTATATTGATCCAAAACACTGCTAATATGTTCTTTTGCAGACTGTTGTCTTTCTTTACGGGTTCCCAAAAACGCAATCACATCGCTATCCTGCGCAGAGTTTCTGAAATAGTTCCCAATCGTAGGTTCCAAAACCTGACTTACCAAATTGATCATATTTCCGAAACGGGCAATCACTTTTGGAGCTTCATAAGTCGGAATATGAATAATTTGAGAAACATCTAGGTTAAAAGGGAACCCATCTTTACTTCTTACCGTAATTGTTGAAAGGTTTTTGTCTAACTGGTGAGATTCACTTCTTTCATACGCCCAGTTTAAAACCAAATTGGTGGTAGGAACAAGCTCAACCTTCATAATATAAGGATTAATAGGATATTTTCCGGGACCGATTGGCTCTGACCAAACTCCTTTATGACCTTTTTCAACAATGTTTCCATGTTTAAAATCAACACCGCTTAAATCTTTACCCTCTGCGCCTACATAACTTATAATTACACCGACGTATCCGATCGGGATTTCTGTCATGTGTACCATTTCGACTTTTGTAAACCATGGATTTAAGAAATATGAACCCGCTAAAATCACCTGTTCCTGAAGACCTTTGTAACCTCCATTGTTCAAAAAGGTATCAACGTCCTGAAATTTGTTGTGAGCTTCAACAATTTTACCTGCAATCTGGCCTTCTTCCAAAGGATTACCTTCCATTGTCGTTATGACTCCCACCGCATTGTCAGGAATTTGAGTCATATCAGTTAAATCAATATCAAACAACAAGGTATTAATTCTATAAGAACCTGGCGCAACAATGGCAGTTTGGCGCCCTTTTCTACCTCCGTTTTTAAGAAATGCCTCTGCATCCTGGAAAGAGTCACAGTTTACCTTTCTTGCTAAAATACGTCCGGTTTCTAATTCAGTTCCGTCTTTAGCCAGAATTAATCCTAATTTTCCGGTAGGAATCACGGTAAATGGCTGAAATTGAATCGTGTATTGCCAGATCCATTTACCAAAATAAATTCCCGGTGCCAATGTCTGAGCCTGAAAACCAGCCTCACCATTGGTTGCAATAATCCTCCCTTCCGGAAGTTCCTGCTTACCAACCAGCACGAATTTTTTGGTCACTAAACCAATTCTGTCTTCGGGAACAATTACCAATCCGAAGAAAACTCTCAAAATAATTTTGTAAAAAATTACGCATAAAAGCACAATGATAGCCGGAATCATCCAGCCCTGAAACGATAGTTCCATAATTTATTTGTTTAAAAATTTAGTTTAAATAGTAGAAATGACCGATAGCCCCTATTTTTTTTAATAAAAAAAATACGGATAGAATCATGTAATTGAATTCTTTCGAAAAATTTAAGAAAGTGTAGGAGGAGAAGTATTAAAAATCGTGAATATGATTTCTGATACTTTCAAAAGAAAAAACTTGAAGTTTGTTTGTTCCATCTTATTTGTGAAGGACTAAGATCCTTTTTGCTGTACAAATGTACGGAAGAAAATATTATTGATATTACAAAAAATCAAAATATTTTTTGAAAATAATGTAATTTACAGACAATCAATATTATTTTTTGCAAAAACATTTTGTGCGCTTTCAAAACTGTCCTTTGCTGCATTATATCCTATATTAAAAATCTCTTCCAAACGGTCTTTTTTACGTTCGAAAGTTCCATAACTTGAAAGATCCTGTGAAGATATAAACCAATCACAATATTCGAATTTTGCTTTCTCAACTCTGTAAGAAAGAAGATCGTAAGATCGTGATACGATTGCTTTTATGGTCTTTAAATCATTAATATCAATATTATGTGGCGGAGATACAAAAACGCCAATCAGTCGATCACATTCATCTCTGATAACGTCTGCGGGAAAGTTATTTAAAACTCCTCCGTCACAATACATTTCTTCCCCTAAAATATATGGCGTGGTAACTCCCGGAATAGAACATGAGGCAATAACAGCATCAGTTACCTTAAAACTATTATCAAAAATTTTCTGAGTTCCGGAAACCAATTCTGTTGCTACGATTTTCACTTCTTTATCTAAATCTCCAATTTTCATATCCTGAAAAATCGGTCTTAAATAATTATTGAAGATCACCGAAGAAACCAATCCCGGCTGATTGAAGGCAAAATGTTTCCAGTTGAAAAAATAGATAGACTGGAAAAAATCTAAAATCTCCTCAGGTGTTTTTCCCACTGCATGAAGACTTCCGACAATGGAACCCGCGCTACAGCATGCTAAAACATCTATATTGATATTTTTTTCTTTCAAGAATTTTAAAACTCCTGCATGGGCAATGCCCTTCGTTCCGCCACCGGATAAAACCAATCCTGTTTTTTCAAAATTCATAGAATAAAATTAAGAAATCGTAAGGAGAAAATGAGATTAATTTTTCTAAAAATGTGAATTTTAAAATTATTTTAATAATTCTTTCATTTATCTTAAAAATATAAATATTTCATGCATAAAAAACCACAGACAAAAATCTGTGGTTTACTTTTATATTGTATGTGTTCTTAGATTAGATATGAATAACTTCACCATAAGCAGCAGCTGCAGCTTCCATGATAGCCTCAGAAACTGTTGGATGCGGGTGGATAGATTTGATGATCTCGTGACCTGTAGTTTCTAGTTTTCTAGCAACAACAGCTTCAGCAACCATATCTGTAACACCTTCACCAATCATGTGACAACCTAACCATTCGCCATATTTAGCATCGAAAATCACTTTGATGAAACCATCTGTATTTCCGTTTGCAGTAGCTTTTCCACTTGCAGAAAGAGGGAATTTACCAACTTTGATTTCGTAACCTTTTTCTTTAGCCTGCTTTTCTGTAAGACCTACAGAAGCAACTTCAGGGTGACAGTAAGTACATCCAGGGATATTACCGTAGTCGATCTTCTCAACGTGTAGTCCTTTGATTTTCTCAACACAAGTAATACCTTCAGCAGAAGCAACGTGAGCCAAAGCCTGAGTTGGGATGATATCTCCGATCGCATAGTAACCTGGAACAGAAGTTTCGTACCATTCGTTTACCAAAACTCTACCTTTATCTGTTTGGATTCCAACTTCTTCAAGACCTATGTTCTCGATGTTTGCAGCAATACCAACAGCAGATAATAAGATATCAGCTTCAAGAGTAATAGTTCCAGTAGCTGTTTTCACAGTAGCTTTAACCCCTTCTCCACTTGTATCAACGCTTTCAACAGAAGCATTTGTCATAATTTCGATCCCTGTCTTTTTCAAAGATTTTTCTAAGTGCTTAGAGATATCTTCATCTTCCACAGGAACGATGTTTGGCATAAATTCAACAACAGTTACTTTCGTTCCCATTGTGTTATAGAAGTCAGCAAACTCAACCCCAATAGCTCCAGAACCTACAACAATCATAGATTTTGGCTGCTCAGGAAGAGATAATGCCTGTCTGTATCCGATTACTTTTTTACCGTCTTGAGGTAAGTTTGGTAATTCTCTAGAACGTGCTCCAGTTGCAATAATGATATTGCTTGCAGCATATTCAGTTACTTTACCGTCTTTATCTGTAACAGAAACTTTTTTATCTTTTAAAACTTTAGCAGTTCCTAGAATAACATCGATTTTGTTCTTTTTCATTAAGAACTCAATCCCTTTACTCATTTTATTAGCAACGCCACGGCTTCTTTGAATTACATTCGGGAACTCAAAACTTGGCTCCACTTTATTCAAACCATAATCTTCTGCATGGTTGATATAATGAAAAACCTGAGCAGATTTCAACAAAGCTTTCGTTGGAATACATCCCCAGTTAAGGCAGATCCCTCCTAAGTTTTCTTTCTCGATAATTGCAGTTTTGAAACCCAATTGTGCTGCTCTGATAGCTGTAACATATCCACCAGGACCACTTCCGATGACAATAATATCGTAGTTCATTAGCTTAAAAATTTTAATGCGAATTTAAGGAAAAATATTGGATGTATCATGTTTCTTAAAATTCGTGAGGCAATGCATAATAAAGAGCAATTTCACTACATTAACAATAAAAAAAGAGAACATACAATACGTTCTCTTTAATAAAATTATATTTTAAATTAAAATTTAGCAAAACTGAATTTATAGAATTAAACTATTTCAATTTTAATAATTTCAAGAAATGTTTATTATTACATTTTTTTCAGTAATCTTTTTTGACTTCTATATTTTTCATTTAAAGCCTTTAATTGCTCCTGTTTCATTTTTTTTGAAGCAACCGGATGATTCAAAATCAACTTCTTTTCCTGATTATATCTTTTGTCCAGCTCACGTGATTTGGTATTAATCAATTCACTTTTTGAAGGATGAGGCGGTGGCGTAGGATGTTTTTGTGCTGAAACATTCATTGATAATCCTACTAATAAAATTGTTGATATAAATAACTTGTTCATAATATTTACTTTTAAGAATGACTTGAATTTCTTTAATAAAATCAATTAAGTTCATTCAGGTTTGAAGTAAATATTACATATATCATACCAACATTTTCTGTGCAATAACTTATTGAACCTCAACATTCTGTTTTAACGAAAGATTTTTCGAAGAATTTCCAACCATAATTCTGTATGTTCCTTTTTCTACAATCCAGTTCATTTTTTCGTCTAAAAATTTTAATTCCTGAATTGGAACTTCAATTGAAATTTGCCTTGTTTCTCCCGGTTTTAATTCTACTTTTTGAAAACCTTTCAACTCAAGAATCGGTCTGGAAACCGAAGCCAACAAATCTTTTACATATAATTGAACGACTTCACTTCCTGCTTTCGATCCTGTATTTTTAACCTGAACTTCAGCAATAATCGTTTCGTTTTCAGAATATTTTGTTTTATTCAATTGTAAATCAGAGATTTCAAAAGTCGTATAACTCAATCCAAAACCAAACGGGTACAATGGTTCACCGCTTAAATCATAATAATCATTTCCTCTTCCTGTCGGATGATGATTGTACGTCAAAGGCAGCTGCCCTTCCTCAATTGGAACCGTAATCGGCAATTTTCCGGATGGATTTTCTGCTCCGAAAAGCACTTTTGCAACGGCATTTCCGCCTTCTTCGCCGGGATACCAAACATCTAAAATTGCTCCAACTTTATCTTTCCAATCCGTAGTTTTTATCGCAGAACCGCCGACCAAAACGACTGTTGTAGGTTTATTTAATTTTGAAACTTCCTGAATAAATTGTTCCTGATTTCCGGGCAGACTTAATGAAGAGCGATCCTGAAATTCACCTTCATGAATTCCCGCTGCAACAATGATGTAATCTGTATTTTGAGCCAATTTTAAAGCAGCATCATAATCTTTTTGATAGTCATTTAAGCCATAATTCCAGATCAGTTCAATGTTTGCTTCACCTCTGTTTTCATGAAACTCAATGACAATATCGGATTTTTCACCTTTCACAAAATCTACATCAACAGTTTTGGTTGAATAACTCAACTTTTCCCAATTGTCAATCAACAATTTTCCATTCACATATAATCTGAAACCATCATTTCCACGCAAACCAAGCATATATTTTCCGGAATTTGGAGCTTCTAATGTTCCAGTCCAGCGAACACTATAATTATCTGGCTGTAGTTTTTTAGGATTTGGAGAATATAAAGTCCATTTAAAATTCAATTGTTCGTCCTGCTTTTCAAAAGCGGGTTTTCCTTTTAAATCAGAATTGGAAAAATAAGTTCCTTTCAAACCTTTTTGATTTTCTGAAGATAAAAATTCGGTTGGAACGGTCACAAAATTCTTCAAATTCCAGTCAATTCCTTTTGAATAATTTACTTCAATATTTTTATCTTTAGTAAAATTTTTAATTCCATCCAAAATACTCACTTTCTTATTTCCCGGTCCGGAATAACCGCCCAATCTTGCATCAACAGCATCAGTTCCAACTACTAAAATCTTTTTATAATTTTCAGAAATCGGAAGCGTTTGATTATTATTTTGAAGCAAAACAAAAGACTCAATGGCTGTTTTTTCTGCTAATGGTTTGTGATTTAATTTCTTTAATTCCGAGATAGCTGCGTTAGAAACATAAGGATTTTCAAACAAACCTAGTTCAAACTTTGCTCTTAAAACTCTCGAAACCGCATCATCAATTCTTTCCTGAGGAATTCTTCCATCTAAAAACGGTGGAATAAACAATTTATAATGTTGATATTCTGTCTGGAAAATCACGTCAAGTCCATCGTTGATCGCCTGTGCAGAAGCATCATCATAATCTTTTGCCGTAAAATGCAGAACATTTGCTCCACCTACCGCACTTGCATCACTGATCACGAAACCTTTGAAATTCCATTCATTTTTCAATTTTTCGGTCAATAACCAATGATTTGCCGTTGAAGGTCGCCCATCCAACAAATTATACGAAGTCATCACCGAGCGACTTTTCCCTTGTTTAAAGGCTTTTTGAAAAGGAATCAAATGCGTTTCTTCCAAATATCTTTTGCTCCAATGAATTGGATATGAATCTCTTCCACCTTCTCCGACATTCGCTAAAAAATGTTTTGGAGTGGTAATAATTCCTTGATTTTCAAACGAACTCACAAAATTTACACCCATCACTGAAGTCAGAAACGGATCTTCGCCATACGTTTCCTCCGTTCTACCCCATCGAACATCACTTGCCAAATTCACAACCGGTGTCAAGATTTGACGAATCCCCCTCAATCTTGATTCTTTTGCAATAGCTGTCGAAACTTCCTTCATTAACTTAGGATTGAAGGTTGCCGACAACCCAATCGCCTGCGGAAATGCCGTTGCTCCTTCACGCATCAAACCATGCAAAGCCTCATCAAAAGGGATAATTGGAATCCCCAATCGGGATTCTTCCACAAAATATTTTTGGATAACATTGATTTTTTTCGCCAATCTCTCTGCATCTTCATTCGCATTATATTTCAACAATTGTCCGGCAACGCCACCTCCCTGATTTCCTGCACTTACCTGCAATCCGAAAATTCCGTGAGAATATTGCCCTTTCGGAACATTGTCCAAATCTCCGGAAATCATGAAACATTGCCAGAATTTTTCTTCGGGAGTCATCCGTTTCAGTAAGTCCTGAACTCTGGCTTCAATAGGCTGTTTTGGATCTTTGTATAAAGGTTTTTGAGCAGAAATGAATACTGAACTCAATAATGAAATTCCAATTAATTTTAATTTAAACTCCATTATTGTACTATTTGAATTACAGTTGAATATTTTAATTGCGTTCCTTCTTTTGGTAAATTTACTTCAATAGAATTTCCTGTTTTTTTCCATTGAATTTTTGAGGAAATTCCTAATATTTTCAATGATTTTGGCTTAAAATTTTCAGGAATTGTAAAACTTAGTATTGATAGAGCTTGATAATTTGTTTTTTCATCCAAGTGAAAAATATTCATTGTTTTTCCGTCTTTGCTTTGCGTATAATAAAAATTCCCGTCATTAAAAGGTGCCAAAGCTCTTGTTGCAAAAACTGCAGACTGATTTTTATCCATCCAAGTTGAGATTTCTTTTAATCTTTCATAAACAATGACATCGTAATCTCCGTTGGGTCCGGGAGCGATATTCATCAGGTAATTTCCACCTCTGGAAATGATTTTAACTAATGTTTCAATAATTTTCTGAGAAGATTTGTAATTGTCATTCGGAACATAAGAAAACGAATCTCCCATCGTGATACAGCTCTCCCACGGGATCGAAAGCCCTTGCTCAGGAACGGCTTGTTCGGGCGTTACATAATTTTCCCATTTTCCGGAAACGGTGCGGTCTACAACGATAATTCCGGGTTGATTTTTTCGAGCCATCGTCCCGATTTTATCCATATCAATATCTTGTTCAACCTTGATTGTTCTTTGCCATTCCACTTTTGGATCGATGGTGTTGAAAGGACGAACCCAGCCTCCATCTAGCCAAAGAATATCGATTTTA encodes:
- a CDS encoding alpha-L-fucosidase, whose product is MLITKKAKTIFLSSFLISSTFFSQAHNISEGYQKPNDPLVVQNLENWQDLKFGLFMHWGTYSQWGIVESWSLCPEDESWTQRKPEHGKSYNEYVKNYENLQTTFNPTQFNPQKWADAVKKAGMKYVVFTTKHHDGFTMFDTQQSDYKITSSKTPFSKNPKADVTKEIFNTFRKEGFKIGAYFSKPDWHSDDYWWSYFPPKDRNVNYDPKKYPERWENFKKFTFNQLNEITSNYGKIDILWLDGGWVRPFNTIDPKVEWQRTIKVEQDIDMDKIGTMARKNQPGIIVVDRTVSGKWENYVTPEQAVPEQGLSIPWESCITMGDSFSYVPNDNYKSSQKIIETLVKIISRGGNYLMNIAPGPNGDYDVIVYERLKEISTWMDKNQSAVFATRALAPFNDGNFYYTQSKDGKTMNIFHLDEKTNYQALSILSFTIPENFKPKSLKILGISSKIQWKKTGNSIEVNLPKEGTQLKYSTVIQIVQ